Proteins from a single region of Bombus pascuorum chromosome 5, iyBomPasc1.1, whole genome shotgun sequence:
- the LOC132907577 gene encoding putative inorganic phosphate cotransporter isoform X2 — protein sequence MAANSLKKGRGQSRTTRSVRRPTRSIYLCSRQKSCVALVGSRHIVTLMLFLGMANAYVMRTNMSVAIVAMINHTAIVNKEEEAPVNECGFVNSSITSDHGGKSSDGQFVWDSTKQGYLLSSFFYGYVITQIPFGILAKRYGSKYFLGVGMLINSLFGLLVPMSARFGYYYLMGVRFIQGLGEGPIVPCTHAMLAKWIPPNERSRMGAFVYAGAQFGTVISMPLSGILSEYGFDGGWPSIFYVFGAVGTIWCIAFLLMVYEDPESHPRISEDEKKYILSALWGNAGASSPPVPWMSIITSLPFWAILIAHMGQNYGYETLMTLLPTFMKQILHFDIKSNGTVSSLPYLAMWIFSMLVSHIADWMISSGKFNHGSTRKIINSIGQLGPAIALIVASYTGCNSWLTVTILTIGVGLNGGIYSGFKVNHLDISPRFAGVLMSFTNCLANLAGLLAPITAGYIIVSPPTQAKWRIVFMISAGVYIVCALFYAIFSSGQRQPWDNPDKDEDKNEKEGLETVKTVVETHH from the exons ATGGCAGCGAACTcgttaaaaaaaggaaggggCCAGAGTCGAACGACCCGATCCGTTCGTCGACCAACGCGTTCCATTTATCTGTGCTCTCGACAGAAATCGTGCGTGG CGTTGGTGGGTTCGCGTCACATAGTGACTTTGATGCTGTTCCTCGGCATGGCGAACGCCTACGTGATGAGAACGAACATGTCCGTGGCGATCGTCGCGATGATCAATCATACCGCCATCGTAAATAAGGAGGAAGAGGCACCGGTGAACGAGTGCGGGTTCGTTAATTCCAGCATCACGAGC GACCACGGTGGAAAGAGCAGCGACGGGCAGTTCGTATGGGACAGCACTAAACAGGGCTATTTGCTCAGCTCGTTCTTCTATGGCTACGTCATCACGCAAATACCATTCGGAATCCTTGCGAAGCGTTACGGATCGAAATACTTTCTCGGTGTCGGTATGCTGATCAATTCGTTGTTTGGACTGCTCGTGCCTATGTCGGCCCGTTTTGGCTACTATTATCTGATGGGCGTTCGCTTCATTCAAGGTCTAGGCGAG GGTCCCATCGTGCCTTGCACGCACGCGATGTTGGCCAAGTGGATACCGCCGAATGAGCGTAGCAGAATGGGAGCGTTCGTATATGCCG GAGCACAGTTTGGCACTGTCATCTCAATGCCATTGAGCGGTATCCTATCCGAATATGGTTTCGATGGCGGTTGGCCGTCGATCTTTTACGTGTTCGGTGCGGTCGGTACCATATGGTGCATTGCTTTCCTGCTGATGGTCTACGAGGACCCGGAAAGTCATCCGCGTATATCCGAGGACGAGAAGAAGTACATTCTGAGCGCTCTGTGGGGTAACGCCGGAGCTTCG TCTCCGCCCGTACCATGGATGTCCATCATTACTTCGCTACCGTTCTGGGCTATCCTGATAGCGCACATGGGCCAAAACTACGGATACGAGACGTTGATGACTCTGCTGCCGACCTTCATGAAACAGATTCTACACTTTGACATTAAATCG AACGGCACCGTTTCCTCGCTTCCCTATTTGGCCATGTGGATATTCTCGATGCTGGTGTCTCACATAGCCGACTGGATGATCTCTAGCGGAAAGTTTAATCACGGATCCACGCGGAAGATCATCAACAGCATCGGCCAACTGGGACCAGCTATCGCTCTGATAGTCGCTTCGTATACCGGATGCAATTCCTGGTTGACAGTGACTATTCTTACGATCGGTGTAGGTTTGAACGGCGGTATCTATTCCGGATTCAAAGTGAATCATTTAGATATCTCACCGAGATTCGCCGGCGTTTTGATGTCTTTCACCAACTGTTTGGCCAATCTGGCGGGCTTACTGGCACCCATCACGGCCGGCTATATAATCGTCTCACCG cCGACTCAAGCGAAATGGAGGATCGTGTTTATGATTTCGGCGGGCGTGTATATCGTGTGCGCCTTGTTCTACGCGATATTTAGCTCTGGACAACGGCAGCCGTGGGACAATCCGGACAAAGACGAGGacaaaaacgagaaagaaggCTTGGAGACTGTGAAAACTGTCGTAGAAACGCACCATTGA
- the LOC132907577 gene encoding putative inorganic phosphate cotransporter isoform X4, producing the protein MLFLGMANAYVMRTNMSVAIVAMINHTAIVNKEEEAPVNECGFVNSSITSDHGGKSSDGQFVWDSTKQGYLLSSFFYGYVITQIPFGILAKRYGSKYFLGVGMLINSLFGLLVPMSARFGYYYLMGVRFIQGLGEGPIVPCTHAMLAKWIPPNERSRMGAFVYAGAQFGTVISMPLSGILSEYGFDGGWPSIFYVFGAVGTIWCIAFLLMVYEDPESHPRISEDEKKYILSALWGNAGASSPPVPWMSIITSLPFWAILIAHMGQNYGYETLMTLLPTFMKQILHFDIKSNGTVSSLPYLAMWIFSMLVSHIADWMISSGKFNHGSTRKIINSIGQLGPAIALIVASYTGCNSWLTVTILTIGVGLNGGIYSGFKVNHLDISPRFAGVLMSFTNCLANLAGLLAPITAGYIIVSPPTQAKWRIVFMISAGVYIVCALFYAIFSSGQRQPWDNPDKDEDKNEKEGLETVKTVVETHH; encoded by the exons ATGCTGTTCCTCGGCATGGCGAACGCCTACGTGATGAGAACGAACATGTCCGTGGCGATCGTCGCGATGATCAATCATACCGCCATCGTAAATAAGGAGGAAGAGGCACCGGTGAACGAGTGCGGGTTCGTTAATTCCAGCATCACGAGC GACCACGGTGGAAAGAGCAGCGACGGGCAGTTCGTATGGGACAGCACTAAACAGGGCTATTTGCTCAGCTCGTTCTTCTATGGCTACGTCATCACGCAAATACCATTCGGAATCCTTGCGAAGCGTTACGGATCGAAATACTTTCTCGGTGTCGGTATGCTGATCAATTCGTTGTTTGGACTGCTCGTGCCTATGTCGGCCCGTTTTGGCTACTATTATCTGATGGGCGTTCGCTTCATTCAAGGTCTAGGCGAG GGTCCCATCGTGCCTTGCACGCACGCGATGTTGGCCAAGTGGATACCGCCGAATGAGCGTAGCAGAATGGGAGCGTTCGTATATGCCG GAGCACAGTTTGGCACTGTCATCTCAATGCCATTGAGCGGTATCCTATCCGAATATGGTTTCGATGGCGGTTGGCCGTCGATCTTTTACGTGTTCGGTGCGGTCGGTACCATATGGTGCATTGCTTTCCTGCTGATGGTCTACGAGGACCCGGAAAGTCATCCGCGTATATCCGAGGACGAGAAGAAGTACATTCTGAGCGCTCTGTGGGGTAACGCCGGAGCTTCG TCTCCGCCCGTACCATGGATGTCCATCATTACTTCGCTACCGTTCTGGGCTATCCTGATAGCGCACATGGGCCAAAACTACGGATACGAGACGTTGATGACTCTGCTGCCGACCTTCATGAAACAGATTCTACACTTTGACATTAAATCG AACGGCACCGTTTCCTCGCTTCCCTATTTGGCCATGTGGATATTCTCGATGCTGGTGTCTCACATAGCCGACTGGATGATCTCTAGCGGAAAGTTTAATCACGGATCCACGCGGAAGATCATCAACAGCATCGGCCAACTGGGACCAGCTATCGCTCTGATAGTCGCTTCGTATACCGGATGCAATTCCTGGTTGACAGTGACTATTCTTACGATCGGTGTAGGTTTGAACGGCGGTATCTATTCCGGATTCAAAGTGAATCATTTAGATATCTCACCGAGATTCGCCGGCGTTTTGATGTCTTTCACCAACTGTTTGGCCAATCTGGCGGGCTTACTGGCACCCATCACGGCCGGCTATATAATCGTCTCACCG cCGACTCAAGCGAAATGGAGGATCGTGTTTATGATTTCGGCGGGCGTGTATATCGTGTGCGCCTTGTTCTACGCGATATTTAGCTCTGGACAACGGCAGCCGTGGGACAATCCGGACAAAGACGAGGacaaaaacgagaaagaaggCTTGGAGACTGTGAAAACTGTCGTAGAAACGCACCATTGA
- the LOC132907577 gene encoding putative inorganic phosphate cotransporter isoform X1 produces MNNSNGTNGRSNGENRGRNGHVLVWEQPGLEEEDRPIRKRKTLVGSRHIVTLMLFLGMANAYVMRTNMSVAIVAMINHTAIVNKEEEAPVNECGFVNSSITSDHGGKSSDGQFVWDSTKQGYLLSSFFYGYVITQIPFGILAKRYGSKYFLGVGMLINSLFGLLVPMSARFGYYYLMGVRFIQGLGEGPIVPCTHAMLAKWIPPNERSRMGAFVYAGAQFGTVISMPLSGILSEYGFDGGWPSIFYVFGAVGTIWCIAFLLMVYEDPESHPRISEDEKKYILSALWGNAGASSPPVPWMSIITSLPFWAILIAHMGQNYGYETLMTLLPTFMKQILHFDIKSNGTVSSLPYLAMWIFSMLVSHIADWMISSGKFNHGSTRKIINSIGQLGPAIALIVASYTGCNSWLTVTILTIGVGLNGGIYSGFKVNHLDISPRFAGVLMSFTNCLANLAGLLAPITAGYIIVSPPTQAKWRIVFMISAGVYIVCALFYAIFSSGQRQPWDNPDKDEDKNEKEGLETVKTVVETHH; encoded by the exons ATGAACAACAGCAACGGCACTAACGGCAGATCGAACGGAGAAAACAGGGGACGAAATGGCCACGTGCTTGTGTGGGAGCAACCAGGCTTGGAGGAAGAGGACAGACCTATCAGAAAACGTAAAA CGTTGGTGGGTTCGCGTCACATAGTGACTTTGATGCTGTTCCTCGGCATGGCGAACGCCTACGTGATGAGAACGAACATGTCCGTGGCGATCGTCGCGATGATCAATCATACCGCCATCGTAAATAAGGAGGAAGAGGCACCGGTGAACGAGTGCGGGTTCGTTAATTCCAGCATCACGAGC GACCACGGTGGAAAGAGCAGCGACGGGCAGTTCGTATGGGACAGCACTAAACAGGGCTATTTGCTCAGCTCGTTCTTCTATGGCTACGTCATCACGCAAATACCATTCGGAATCCTTGCGAAGCGTTACGGATCGAAATACTTTCTCGGTGTCGGTATGCTGATCAATTCGTTGTTTGGACTGCTCGTGCCTATGTCGGCCCGTTTTGGCTACTATTATCTGATGGGCGTTCGCTTCATTCAAGGTCTAGGCGAG GGTCCCATCGTGCCTTGCACGCACGCGATGTTGGCCAAGTGGATACCGCCGAATGAGCGTAGCAGAATGGGAGCGTTCGTATATGCCG GAGCACAGTTTGGCACTGTCATCTCAATGCCATTGAGCGGTATCCTATCCGAATATGGTTTCGATGGCGGTTGGCCGTCGATCTTTTACGTGTTCGGTGCGGTCGGTACCATATGGTGCATTGCTTTCCTGCTGATGGTCTACGAGGACCCGGAAAGTCATCCGCGTATATCCGAGGACGAGAAGAAGTACATTCTGAGCGCTCTGTGGGGTAACGCCGGAGCTTCG TCTCCGCCCGTACCATGGATGTCCATCATTACTTCGCTACCGTTCTGGGCTATCCTGATAGCGCACATGGGCCAAAACTACGGATACGAGACGTTGATGACTCTGCTGCCGACCTTCATGAAACAGATTCTACACTTTGACATTAAATCG AACGGCACCGTTTCCTCGCTTCCCTATTTGGCCATGTGGATATTCTCGATGCTGGTGTCTCACATAGCCGACTGGATGATCTCTAGCGGAAAGTTTAATCACGGATCCACGCGGAAGATCATCAACAGCATCGGCCAACTGGGACCAGCTATCGCTCTGATAGTCGCTTCGTATACCGGATGCAATTCCTGGTTGACAGTGACTATTCTTACGATCGGTGTAGGTTTGAACGGCGGTATCTATTCCGGATTCAAAGTGAATCATTTAGATATCTCACCGAGATTCGCCGGCGTTTTGATGTCTTTCACCAACTGTTTGGCCAATCTGGCGGGCTTACTGGCACCCATCACGGCCGGCTATATAATCGTCTCACCG cCGACTCAAGCGAAATGGAGGATCGTGTTTATGATTTCGGCGGGCGTGTATATCGTGTGCGCCTTGTTCTACGCGATATTTAGCTCTGGACAACGGCAGCCGTGGGACAATCCGGACAAAGACGAGGacaaaaacgagaaagaaggCTTGGAGACTGTGAAAACTGTCGTAGAAACGCACCATTGA
- the LOC132907564 gene encoding glutamate receptor 1-like isoform X2 codes for MLFLGRVLGILAIFAGTRRAVAFDSWFVDLIDDSIAVLFPPVRVSAHLCRVDQDGAIELSRRMSRKGLAHDVHREFEGFELRTRHDSWEHRILYVVDLDCDYAIPLLRAANSSGQFSAPMRWLLLRDGTIAGNSLAHVEQTFSNMTVYPDSEVIVATKLRDDDSFTEITSVYRPSPYHGVLTENRGNWSVDRGVRATNLHAASRRRRNLRQTPLKSCLVMTDPDTINHLTDYENKHIDAVTKANYPWMLHIASRMNATIDFRVTNIWGYRQENGSWNGLTGMLQRREIDIGGTGTYLIQQRIGVIDYVQLYTRTKAKFIFRAPLLSTVSNIFALPFQRSVWIAIGVFLLLVLGLLYFSSKWEYRRGASAKSAAYWQQFHLDEQTLSDNFMVVLGAFAQQGYSYEPYRVPSRIVTLMLLLAALNLYASYTANIVALLQSTTDSIRTIADLFYSPLKLGAQDVVHVRHYLKSFQDPLRRAIVEKIEPKGHNSSWLPVEEGVRRVKDELFAFHSELGAFYKIMQETYREEEKCGITEIDILNMLYPLLVIPTRSPYLEIVKNAALVLAETGLQTREDSRLYTKKPKCQGQTSFVSIGLTECYFALVAVGYGALLSLVVLAVEHLWYRKGSLIDFRAVTRFASNALPFAGETPNDNATTTWDEVDPFELDGESRRFPSKETENGSVSEDVDDRQRRGTRSVNSVE; via the exons ATGCTCTTTCTCGGTCGAGTTCTCGGTATCCTCGCCATCTTCGCCGGTACTCGACGAGCGGTTGCGTTCGACTCGTGGTTCGTAGACCTGATCGACGATTCCATCGCCGTGCTGTTTCCACCGGTAAGAGTATCGGCGCATCTCTGTCGTGTCGACCAAG ACGGCGCGATCGAGCTTTCCAGAAGGATGTCGAGAAAGGGTCTGGCTCATGACGTACATCGCGAGTTCGAGGGATTCGAGCTACGAACGCGCCACGACAGCTGGGAGCATCGAATTTTGTACGTGGTGGATCTGGATTGCGACTACGCGATTCCACTCTTGCGAGCG GCAAACTCGAGCGGCCAGTTCTCAGCGCCGATGAGATGGCTTCTGCTTCGAGATGGAACAATCGCTGGGAACTCGCTGGCTCACGTGGAGCAAACGTTCAGCAACATGACCGTTTATCCAGATAGCGAGGTGATCGTGGCGACGAAACTGCGAGACGACGATAGCTTCACGGAAATAACGTCCGTCTACAGGCCTAGCCCGTATCACGGGGTTCTAACGGAGAATCGAGGAAACTGGTCGGTGGATCGTGGCGTTCGAGCGACGAATCTGCACGCGGCGTCACGACGGAGAAGGAATCTTCGGCAGACGCCCCTGAAATCCTGTCTCGTG ATGACGGATCCCGATACGATCAACCACTTAACCGATTACGAAAATAAGCATATAGATGCAGTTACGAAGGCCAACTATCCTTGGATGTTGCATATAGCGAGCCGAATGAATGCAAC CATCGACTTTCGCGTGACCAACATCTGGGGATATCGACAGGAGAATGGGTCGTGGAACGGCCTCACCGGGATGCTGCAACGACGAGAGATCGATATAGGAGGCACGGGAACCTACCTTATTCAACAGCGTATCGGTGTAATCGATTATGTACAACTTTATACCCGCACCAA AGCGAAATTCATTTTCCGTGCGCCTTTGCTGTCCACTGTGAGCAACATTTTCGCGTTGCCGTTTCAACGATCCGTCTGGATAGCGATCGGCGTATTTCTTCTGCTGGTACTTGGCTTGCTCTACTTCTCCTCCAAATGGGAATATCGTCGGGGAGCATCGGCGAAAAGCGCTGCATATTGGCAGCAATTTCATCTAGACGAACAAACGCTCAGTGATAATTTCATGGTCGTGCTGGGAGCTTTTGCGCAACAAG GATACTCTTACGAGCCGTATCGCGTTCCCTCACGAATCGTCACTTTGATGCTCTTACTCGCCGCTCTCAACCTGTACGCCTCTTACACGGCCAATATCGTCGCTCTGCTCCAATCGACCACCGACTCTATCAGAACTATTGCTGACCTGTTCTACAGCCCGTTGAAATTGGGGGCGCAAGATGTGGTCCACGTTCGACACTACCTCAAG AGCTTTCAAGATCCCCTGCGAAGAGCCATAGTGGAGAAGATCGAACCAAAGGGCCACAACAGCTCGTGGTTGCCGGTCGAAGAAGGGGTTCGACGCGTTAAAGACGAGCTGTTCGCGTTCCACTCGGAACTGGGCGCGTTCTACAAGATAATGCAGGAGACGTATCGGGAGGAGGAGAAGTGCGGGATCACGGAGATCGATATACTGAACATGTTGTATCCGCTTCTGGTGATCCCAACTCGATCGCCGTATTTGGAGATCGTAAAAAATGC GGCTTTGGTGTTGGCCGAAACTGGTCTGCAAACTCGCGAAGACAGCCGGTTGTACACGAAGAAGCCGAAATGCCAAGGACAAACGAGCTTCGTCAGCATAGGACTCACCGAGTGCTATTTCGCGTTGGTTGCGGTGGGTTACGGGGCGCTTCTCAGTCTCGTTGTCCTGGCGGTGGAACATCTCTGGTATAGAAAAGGAAGCTTGATCGACTTCCGGGCAGTAACGAGGTTCGCTTCGAACGCTCTGCCATTTGCCGGTGAAACACCGAACGACAACGCGACAACGACTTGGGACGAAGTCGATCCGTTTGAGTTGGACGGGGAGAGTCGTCGCTTTCCGAGCAAGGAAACGGAGAATGGATCGGTGTCAGAGGACGTGGATGATCGTCAACGACGAGGAACACGTTCGGTGAATTCGGTTGAATGA
- the LOC132907577 gene encoding putative inorganic phosphate cotransporter isoform X3 yields the protein MSTNGVTVGSRKSETKRPAEVFETEVPLPSALVGSRHIVTLMLFLGMANAYVMRTNMSVAIVAMINHTAIVNKEEEAPVNECGFVNSSITSDHGGKSSDGQFVWDSTKQGYLLSSFFYGYVITQIPFGILAKRYGSKYFLGVGMLINSLFGLLVPMSARFGYYYLMGVRFIQGLGEGPIVPCTHAMLAKWIPPNERSRMGAFVYAGAQFGTVISMPLSGILSEYGFDGGWPSIFYVFGAVGTIWCIAFLLMVYEDPESHPRISEDEKKYILSALWGNAGASSPPVPWMSIITSLPFWAILIAHMGQNYGYETLMTLLPTFMKQILHFDIKSNGTVSSLPYLAMWIFSMLVSHIADWMISSGKFNHGSTRKIINSIGQLGPAIALIVASYTGCNSWLTVTILTIGVGLNGGIYSGFKVNHLDISPRFAGVLMSFTNCLANLAGLLAPITAGYIIVSPPTQAKWRIVFMISAGVYIVCALFYAIFSSGQRQPWDNPDKDEDKNEKEGLETVKTVVETHH from the exons ATGTCGACGAACGGTGTTACCGTGGGCTCGCGCAAGTCCGAAACGAAGAGGCCCGCCGAGGTGTTCGAGACGGAAGTGCCCTTGCCGTCCG CGTTGGTGGGTTCGCGTCACATAGTGACTTTGATGCTGTTCCTCGGCATGGCGAACGCCTACGTGATGAGAACGAACATGTCCGTGGCGATCGTCGCGATGATCAATCATACCGCCATCGTAAATAAGGAGGAAGAGGCACCGGTGAACGAGTGCGGGTTCGTTAATTCCAGCATCACGAGC GACCACGGTGGAAAGAGCAGCGACGGGCAGTTCGTATGGGACAGCACTAAACAGGGCTATTTGCTCAGCTCGTTCTTCTATGGCTACGTCATCACGCAAATACCATTCGGAATCCTTGCGAAGCGTTACGGATCGAAATACTTTCTCGGTGTCGGTATGCTGATCAATTCGTTGTTTGGACTGCTCGTGCCTATGTCGGCCCGTTTTGGCTACTATTATCTGATGGGCGTTCGCTTCATTCAAGGTCTAGGCGAG GGTCCCATCGTGCCTTGCACGCACGCGATGTTGGCCAAGTGGATACCGCCGAATGAGCGTAGCAGAATGGGAGCGTTCGTATATGCCG GAGCACAGTTTGGCACTGTCATCTCAATGCCATTGAGCGGTATCCTATCCGAATATGGTTTCGATGGCGGTTGGCCGTCGATCTTTTACGTGTTCGGTGCGGTCGGTACCATATGGTGCATTGCTTTCCTGCTGATGGTCTACGAGGACCCGGAAAGTCATCCGCGTATATCCGAGGACGAGAAGAAGTACATTCTGAGCGCTCTGTGGGGTAACGCCGGAGCTTCG TCTCCGCCCGTACCATGGATGTCCATCATTACTTCGCTACCGTTCTGGGCTATCCTGATAGCGCACATGGGCCAAAACTACGGATACGAGACGTTGATGACTCTGCTGCCGACCTTCATGAAACAGATTCTACACTTTGACATTAAATCG AACGGCACCGTTTCCTCGCTTCCCTATTTGGCCATGTGGATATTCTCGATGCTGGTGTCTCACATAGCCGACTGGATGATCTCTAGCGGAAAGTTTAATCACGGATCCACGCGGAAGATCATCAACAGCATCGGCCAACTGGGACCAGCTATCGCTCTGATAGTCGCTTCGTATACCGGATGCAATTCCTGGTTGACAGTGACTATTCTTACGATCGGTGTAGGTTTGAACGGCGGTATCTATTCCGGATTCAAAGTGAATCATTTAGATATCTCACCGAGATTCGCCGGCGTTTTGATGTCTTTCACCAACTGTTTGGCCAATCTGGCGGGCTTACTGGCACCCATCACGGCCGGCTATATAATCGTCTCACCG cCGACTCAAGCGAAATGGAGGATCGTGTTTATGATTTCGGCGGGCGTGTATATCGTGTGCGCCTTGTTCTACGCGATATTTAGCTCTGGACAACGGCAGCCGTGGGACAATCCGGACAAAGACGAGGacaaaaacgagaaagaaggCTTGGAGACTGTGAAAACTGTCGTAGAAACGCACCATTGA
- the LOC132907564 gene encoding uncharacterized protein LOC132907564 isoform X1: protein MLFLGRVLGILAIFAGTRRAVAFDSWFVDLIDDSIAVLFPPVRVSAHLCRVDQDGAIELSRRMSRKGLAHDVHREFEGFELRTRHDSWEHRILYVVDLDCDYAIPLLRAANSSGQFSAPMRWLLLRDGTIAGNSLAHVEQTFSNMTVYPDSEVIVATKLRDDDSFTEITSVYRPSPYHGVLTENRGNWSVDRGVRATNLHAASRRRRNLRQTPLKSCLVMTDPDTINHLTDYENKHIDAVTKANYPWMLHIASRMNATIDFRVTNIWGYRQENGSWNGLTGMLQRREIDIGGTGTYLIQQRIGVIDYVQLYTRTKAKFIFRAPLLSTVSNIFALPFQRSVWIAIGVFLLLVLGLLYFSSKWEYRRGASAKSAAYWQQFHLDEQTLSDNFMVVLGAFAQQGYSYEPYRVPSRIVTLMLLLAALNLYASYTANIVALLQSTTDSIRTIADLFYSPLKLGAQDVVHVRHYLKVCGSKIREESYLFQPGLPTRFSNNVRLPIFSQSFQDPLRRAIVEKIEPKGHNSSWLPVEEGVRRVKDELFAFHSELGAFYKIMQETYREEEKCGITEIDILNMLYPLLVIPTRSPYLEIVKNAALVLAETGLQTREDSRLYTKKPKCQGQTSFVSIGLTECYFALVAVGYGALLSLVVLAVEHLWYRKGSLIDFRAVTRFASNALPFAGETPNDNATTTWDEVDPFELDGESRRFPSKETENGSVSEDVDDRQRRGTRSVNSVE, encoded by the exons ATGCTCTTTCTCGGTCGAGTTCTCGGTATCCTCGCCATCTTCGCCGGTACTCGACGAGCGGTTGCGTTCGACTCGTGGTTCGTAGACCTGATCGACGATTCCATCGCCGTGCTGTTTCCACCGGTAAGAGTATCGGCGCATCTCTGTCGTGTCGACCAAG ACGGCGCGATCGAGCTTTCCAGAAGGATGTCGAGAAAGGGTCTGGCTCATGACGTACATCGCGAGTTCGAGGGATTCGAGCTACGAACGCGCCACGACAGCTGGGAGCATCGAATTTTGTACGTGGTGGATCTGGATTGCGACTACGCGATTCCACTCTTGCGAGCG GCAAACTCGAGCGGCCAGTTCTCAGCGCCGATGAGATGGCTTCTGCTTCGAGATGGAACAATCGCTGGGAACTCGCTGGCTCACGTGGAGCAAACGTTCAGCAACATGACCGTTTATCCAGATAGCGAGGTGATCGTGGCGACGAAACTGCGAGACGACGATAGCTTCACGGAAATAACGTCCGTCTACAGGCCTAGCCCGTATCACGGGGTTCTAACGGAGAATCGAGGAAACTGGTCGGTGGATCGTGGCGTTCGAGCGACGAATCTGCACGCGGCGTCACGACGGAGAAGGAATCTTCGGCAGACGCCCCTGAAATCCTGTCTCGTG ATGACGGATCCCGATACGATCAACCACTTAACCGATTACGAAAATAAGCATATAGATGCAGTTACGAAGGCCAACTATCCTTGGATGTTGCATATAGCGAGCCGAATGAATGCAAC CATCGACTTTCGCGTGACCAACATCTGGGGATATCGACAGGAGAATGGGTCGTGGAACGGCCTCACCGGGATGCTGCAACGACGAGAGATCGATATAGGAGGCACGGGAACCTACCTTATTCAACAGCGTATCGGTGTAATCGATTATGTACAACTTTATACCCGCACCAA AGCGAAATTCATTTTCCGTGCGCCTTTGCTGTCCACTGTGAGCAACATTTTCGCGTTGCCGTTTCAACGATCCGTCTGGATAGCGATCGGCGTATTTCTTCTGCTGGTACTTGGCTTGCTCTACTTCTCCTCCAAATGGGAATATCGTCGGGGAGCATCGGCGAAAAGCGCTGCATATTGGCAGCAATTTCATCTAGACGAACAAACGCTCAGTGATAATTTCATGGTCGTGCTGGGAGCTTTTGCGCAACAAG GATACTCTTACGAGCCGTATCGCGTTCCCTCACGAATCGTCACTTTGATGCTCTTACTCGCCGCTCTCAACCTGTACGCCTCTTACACGGCCAATATCGTCGCTCTGCTCCAATCGACCACCGACTCTATCAGAACTATTGCTGACCTGTTCTACAGCCCGTTGAAATTGGGGGCGCAAGATGTGGTCCACGTTCGACACTACCTCAAGGTATGCGGGTCAAAAATTCGCGAAGAATCCTACCTCTTCCAGCCTGGTTTACCGACTCGGTTCAGTAACAATGTTCGTTTACCGATCTTCTCGCAGAGCTTTCAAGATCCCCTGCGAAGAGCCATAGTGGAGAAGATCGAACCAAAGGGCCACAACAGCTCGTGGTTGCCGGTCGAAGAAGGGGTTCGACGCGTTAAAGACGAGCTGTTCGCGTTCCACTCGGAACTGGGCGCGTTCTACAAGATAATGCAGGAGACGTATCGGGAGGAGGAGAAGTGCGGGATCACGGAGATCGATATACTGAACATGTTGTATCCGCTTCTGGTGATCCCAACTCGATCGCCGTATTTGGAGATCGTAAAAAATGC GGCTTTGGTGTTGGCCGAAACTGGTCTGCAAACTCGCGAAGACAGCCGGTTGTACACGAAGAAGCCGAAATGCCAAGGACAAACGAGCTTCGTCAGCATAGGACTCACCGAGTGCTATTTCGCGTTGGTTGCGGTGGGTTACGGGGCGCTTCTCAGTCTCGTTGTCCTGGCGGTGGAACATCTCTGGTATAGAAAAGGAAGCTTGATCGACTTCCGGGCAGTAACGAGGTTCGCTTCGAACGCTCTGCCATTTGCCGGTGAAACACCGAACGACAACGCGACAACGACTTGGGACGAAGTCGATCCGTTTGAGTTGGACGGGGAGAGTCGTCGCTTTCCGAGCAAGGAAACGGAGAATGGATCGGTGTCAGAGGACGTGGATGATCGTCAACGACGAGGAACACGTTCGGTGAATTCGGTTGAATGA